The following proteins come from a genomic window of Kocuria palustris:
- a CDS encoding Crp/Fnr family transcriptional regulator, giving the protein MDTEVLRRAPLFASLDDEAFAALTDEITEVDLPRGATLFHEGDQGDRLYFIISGKVKLGRTASDGRENLVAVMGPGEVFGEMALFDPSPRSTAATAVSETQLAGLNHENLMKVLERNPAVSQQLLQALARRLRRTNENLADLVFSDVPGRVAKALLDLAERFGRQTPDGVLVAHELTQEELAQLVGASRETVNKALAEFVQRGWIRLEARAVVILDTPRLQQRSR; this is encoded by the coding sequence ATGGATACCGAGGTCCTGCGCCGGGCCCCCCTCTTCGCGTCTCTTGACGACGAGGCCTTCGCCGCGCTCACCGACGAGATCACCGAGGTCGATCTCCCGCGCGGGGCCACCCTGTTCCACGAGGGCGATCAGGGCGATCGCCTGTACTTCATCATCTCCGGCAAGGTGAAGCTGGGCCGCACGGCCAGCGACGGCCGCGAGAACCTGGTCGCGGTCATGGGCCCCGGCGAGGTCTTCGGCGAGATGGCCCTGTTCGACCCCTCCCCCCGCTCGACCGCCGCCACCGCGGTCTCCGAGACCCAGCTGGCCGGGCTCAACCACGAGAACCTCATGAAGGTCCTCGAGCGCAACCCCGCGGTCTCGCAGCAGCTGCTGCAGGCCCTGGCCCGTCGCCTGCGCCGCACGAACGAGAACCTGGCCGACCTGGTCTTCTCCGACGTCCCCGGCCGAGTGGCCAAGGCCCTGCTGGACCTCGCCGAGCGCTTCGGCCGCCAGACCCCCGACGGCGTGCTCGTGGCCCACGAGCTGACCCAGGAGGAGCTGGCCCAGCTGGTCGGCGCCTCGCGCGAGACCGTGAACAAGGCCCTGGCCGAGTTCGTCCAGCGCGGCTGGATCCGCCTGGAGGCCCGCGCCGTCGTCATCCTGGACACGCCGCGCCTGCAGCAGCGCTCCCGCTGA
- a CDS encoding MarP family serine protease, translating into MTWSLMDLIIVLLLVLGMLHGLVRGIGRTLGGIVGLLLGGALALWLIPLIPLETGGSSVRLLVLGGLVVLGMLGGHALGEALLGRIAGMPSQRDSRAAAVLDALGGALLSTAAAALVVLAAVSTLASGPAPALGAHAERSPMMRAIDGSVPRSLTSLLEQTQHRVAGSAAARELDTLLFAPASPPEGEVEDPEILAAADSVVQVVGFAPQCSTRQSGSGFAAAKGQVVTNAHVVAGTDTVFVHDAQGRRHEARVVLFRPEEDLAVLDVASLAAPALPIGGAPAQGTLGAFIGHPGGGPLTIGPAEVQGTALTSMSSIDAEASAAPVEVLQFAGDVQQGNSGGPLVDEDGAVIGVVFARSSSGPAGFAVSTEQLDAALSAADGAEQAVSTQDCEPAAAG; encoded by the coding sequence ATGACCTGGAGCCTGATGGACCTGATCATCGTGCTTCTCCTTGTGCTGGGGATGCTCCACGGCCTGGTGCGCGGGATCGGGCGCACACTCGGCGGCATCGTCGGGCTGCTGCTCGGAGGTGCCCTGGCCCTGTGGCTGATCCCCCTGATCCCGCTGGAGACCGGCGGGTCCTCGGTGCGGCTGCTGGTGCTGGGCGGGCTGGTCGTGCTCGGGATGCTCGGAGGGCACGCCCTCGGCGAGGCCCTGCTCGGGCGGATCGCCGGGATGCCGTCCCAGCGGGACTCGCGGGCCGCGGCGGTGCTCGACGCCCTCGGCGGCGCGCTGCTCAGCACGGCGGCGGCAGCGCTCGTCGTGCTCGCGGCGGTCTCCACCCTGGCCAGCGGGCCGGCCCCGGCCCTGGGCGCCCACGCCGAGCGTTCGCCCATGATGCGCGCGATCGACGGCTCCGTGCCCCGGAGCCTCACGAGTCTGCTCGAGCAGACCCAGCACAGAGTGGCCGGAAGCGCCGCCGCGCGTGAGCTCGACACGCTGCTCTTCGCCCCGGCCTCCCCGCCGGAGGGAGAGGTCGAGGACCCGGAGATCCTCGCGGCGGCCGATTCGGTCGTCCAGGTGGTCGGCTTCGCCCCGCAGTGCTCGACGCGCCAGAGCGGCTCGGGCTTCGCTGCCGCCAAGGGCCAGGTGGTCACCAACGCCCACGTGGTGGCGGGCACCGACACCGTGTTCGTCCACGACGCCCAGGGGCGGCGGCACGAGGCCCGGGTGGTCCTCTTCCGTCCCGAGGAGGATCTGGCCGTGCTGGACGTCGCGAGCCTCGCGGCCCCGGCGCTGCCGATCGGCGGCGCCCCGGCGCAGGGCACCCTGGGGGCCTTCATCGGCCACCCCGGCGGCGGGCCGCTGACGATCGGCCCGGCCGAGGTCCAGGGCACGGCGCTGACCTCCATGAGCTCGATCGACGCCGAGGCCTCCGCCGCACCCGTCGAGGTCCTGCAGTTCGCCGGCGACGTCCAGCAGGGCAATTCGGGCGGGCCCCTGGTGGATGAGGACGGGGCGGTGATCGGCGTGGTGTTCGCCCGCTCGTCGTCCGGACCCGCCGGCTTCGCGGTGAGCACCGAGCAGCTCGACGCCGCGCTGTCCGCGGCGGACGGGGCCGAGCAGGCCGTCTCTACGCAGGACTGCGAGCCCGCCGCGGCGGGCTGA
- a CDS encoding metallophosphoesterase, with protein sequence MSASWVRTFGQTGAAVAASGLAVGAWAVLGERRRFRVRHETLPVLAPGSRDLRLLHISDLHTVPGQEAKKRFVHGLAELEPDLVIDTGDNLSHMQALPYLLEILEPLLRLPGLFVPGSNCYFAPAFKNPARYLWKRTSQDDDRTQLQLLPWQQMHRAFEDAGWLGMVNRSRTVRIGGQLLDVSGVDDPHLHFDRHPGFSLPAGAAHASGSAWTADAVPAEEPVLRLGLAHAPYIRTLERFADDGADLILAGHTHGGQVCLPGGRALVSNCDIEPERCKGMTEQKGVPVGISAGLGESRFAPVRLFCRPEAVLMTLTARA encoded by the coding sequence TTGAGCGCTTCCTGGGTGAGGACCTTCGGCCAGACCGGTGCCGCTGTCGCGGCCTCCGGCCTGGCCGTCGGCGCATGGGCCGTGCTCGGCGAGCGCCGCCGCTTCCGCGTCCGCCACGAGACCCTTCCCGTGCTGGCACCCGGCTCGCGGGATCTGCGCCTGCTGCATATCTCGGACCTGCACACGGTTCCGGGCCAGGAGGCCAAGAAGCGCTTCGTGCACGGTCTGGCCGAGCTCGAGCCGGATCTCGTGATCGACACCGGCGACAACCTCTCGCACATGCAGGCGCTGCCGTACCTGCTCGAGATCCTCGAGCCCCTGCTGCGCCTGCCCGGCCTCTTCGTCCCGGGCTCCAACTGCTACTTCGCCCCGGCCTTCAAGAATCCCGCGCGCTATCTCTGGAAGCGCACCTCGCAGGACGACGACCGCACCCAGCTGCAGCTGCTGCCCTGGCAGCAGATGCACCGGGCCTTCGAGGACGCCGGCTGGCTCGGGATGGTCAACCGCTCCCGCACGGTGCGCATCGGCGGGCAGCTGCTCGACGTCTCGGGCGTCGATGACCCCCACCTGCACTTCGACCGCCACCCGGGCTTCAGCCTGCCGGCCGGCGCCGCACATGCCTCCGGATCGGCTTGGACCGCAGACGCGGTTCCGGCCGAGGAGCCCGTGCTGCGCCTGGGCCTGGCCCACGCCCCCTACATCCGCACCCTCGAGCGCTTCGCCGACGACGGCGCGGACCTGATCCTGGCCGGGCACACCCACGGCGGGCAGGTCTGCCTGCCCGGCGGCCGGGCACTGGTCTCCAACTGCGATATCGAGCCCGAGCGCTGCAAGGGCATGACGGAGCAGAAGGGCGTGCCCGTGGGGATCTCGGCCGGACTCGGCGAATCTCGCTTCGCTCCGGTGAGGCTGTTCTGCCGCCCCGAGGCCGTCCTCATGACCCTGACGGCGCGCGCCTGA
- a CDS encoding bifunctional sugar phosphate isomerase/epimerase/4-hydroxyphenylpyruvate dioxygenase family protein: MRTSIATVCLSGTLAEKMRAAADAGFDGIEIFEQDLVVSPHTPAQIRQRAADLGLSLDLYQPFRDLDGVEEDVFRDGLRRLEAKLDVARELGIDTMLLCSNVGTATIDDDEVCAEQLRRAGDLAAEYGIRLAYEALAWGRFVNDFEHAARIVRMADHPNVGTCLDSFHILSRGWDPAPIEDLDAQTVLFVQLADAPLLSMDVLSWSRHHRVFPGQGGFDLVDFMVHLHRCGYDGPVSLEIFNDSFRQADVARTAVDGLRSLRWLEDRTLARLVELGEADPGDVLVQGREEAIGTADGAGRGDESGPTGAGPLELRALPPAVQPEDWGFVELRTGRLGEASRVLHQLGFALGGHHRSKEGVQLWTQGEARVVVADLGPTGQGAGLAGLAFEVPDIEAADARAHLLGARRVERSRRSDEQDLRGVFAPDGTEIFFCPQEEGQVPSWALEFGLEASQGPAQQGPGITGIDHVNTAQPWQHRDEAVLFFTALLGLQAQEPQDVPGPAGLVRSQVMRSSDDAIRMPLNVAPEDAEQSASMGAVYPEHVAFACRDIEGVARRAAQRGLDRLPVPANYYADLQARFGLDDDRVAELRELGLLYDRDDSGELLHFYTGTLGGVFFEVLERLGGYRGYGAADAPVRLAAQYRRLRDAARGIPR; encoded by the coding sequence ATGAGGACGTCGATCGCCACCGTGTGCCTGTCCGGAACGCTCGCGGAGAAGATGCGCGCCGCCGCGGATGCGGGCTTCGACGGGATCGAGATCTTCGAGCAGGATCTCGTCGTCTCGCCGCACACCCCGGCGCAGATCCGGCAGCGCGCCGCCGATCTGGGGCTGAGCCTGGACCTCTACCAGCCCTTCCGGGACCTGGACGGGGTCGAGGAGGACGTGTTCCGGGACGGCCTGCGGCGATTGGAGGCCAAGCTCGACGTGGCCCGCGAGCTGGGCATCGACACGATGCTGCTGTGCTCCAACGTGGGCACGGCCACGATCGACGATGACGAGGTCTGCGCCGAGCAGCTCAGGAGGGCCGGCGATCTGGCTGCGGAGTACGGCATCCGGCTGGCCTACGAGGCCCTGGCCTGGGGGAGGTTCGTCAACGACTTCGAGCATGCCGCTCGGATCGTGCGGATGGCCGATCACCCGAACGTGGGCACCTGCCTGGACAGCTTCCACATCCTCTCCCGCGGCTGGGACCCGGCGCCGATCGAGGACCTGGATGCGCAGACCGTGCTGTTCGTCCAGCTCGCGGACGCTCCGCTGCTGAGCATGGACGTGCTGTCCTGGTCGCGGCACCACCGGGTGTTCCCGGGGCAGGGCGGCTTCGACCTGGTCGATTTCATGGTGCACCTGCACCGCTGCGGCTACGACGGCCCGGTGTCCCTGGAGATCTTCAACGACTCCTTCCGCCAGGCCGACGTGGCGCGCACCGCCGTGGACGGGCTGCGGTCGCTGCGCTGGCTCGAGGACCGCACCCTGGCCCGCCTCGTCGAGCTGGGGGAGGCCGATCCCGGCGACGTCCTCGTCCAGGGCCGGGAGGAGGCCATCGGCACCGCCGACGGCGCGGGCCGCGGTGACGAGTCGGGCCCGACTGGTGCGGGCCCCCTGGAGCTGCGCGCACTTCCCCCGGCGGTCCAGCCAGAGGACTGGGGTTTCGTGGAGCTGCGCACGGGCAGGCTGGGGGAGGCCTCTCGCGTGCTGCATCAGCTCGGCTTCGCGCTGGGCGGCCATCACCGCAGCAAGGAGGGCGTGCAGCTGTGGACCCAGGGCGAGGCCCGCGTGGTCGTCGCCGACCTGGGCCCCACCGGCCAGGGGGCGGGACTGGCGGGGCTGGCCTTCGAGGTCCCGGACATCGAGGCCGCAGACGCCCGTGCTCACCTCCTGGGGGCGCGAAGGGTCGAGCGCAGCCGGCGATCGGATGAGCAGGACCTGCGCGGCGTGTTCGCCCCCGACGGCACGGAGATCTTCTTCTGCCCGCAGGAGGAGGGGCAGGTGCCGAGCTGGGCGCTCGAGTTCGGGCTGGAGGCCTCGCAGGGCCCGGCGCAGCAGGGACCGGGCATCACGGGGATCGACCACGTGAACACCGCCCAGCCCTGGCAGCACCGCGACGAGGCCGTGCTGTTCTTCACCGCGCTGCTCGGCCTGCAAGCCCAGGAGCCCCAGGACGTCCCGGGGCCGGCGGGTCTCGTGCGCAGCCAGGTCATGCGCTCGAGCGACGACGCGATCCGGATGCCGCTGAACGTGGCTCCGGAGGACGCCGAGCAGTCCGCCTCCATGGGCGCCGTGTATCCCGAGCACGTGGCCTTCGCCTGCCGGGACATCGAGGGCGTGGCCCGCAGGGCCGCGCAGCGAGGGCTGGACAGGCTCCCCGTGCCGGCGAACTACTACGCCGACCTGCAGGCGCGCTTCGGGCTGGACGACGACCGCGTGGCCGAGCTGCGCGAGCTCGGGCTGCTCTACGACCGCGACGACAGCGGGGAGCTGCTGCACTTCTACACCGGGACCCTCGGCGGGGTCTTCTTCGAGGTGCTCGAGCGCCTCGGGGGCTACCGCGGCTACGGAGCGGCGGATGCTCCCGTGCGCCTGGCCGCCCAGTACCGGCGCCTGCGCGATGCAGCACGCGGCATCCCGCGCTGA
- a CDS encoding RidA family protein — MSAAASAGRVEARMAELGLALPEVPAPAGTYVPALIDGTHVWTSGQLPFVDGALPSTGKVGLGEGLVAPELAQQLAATCVLNALAAIKGQIGDLDRITRVVKLVGFVSSDPSFTEQPGVINGASDLLGELLGQAGVHARSAVGVAVLPKDSPVELELVVEFA; from the coding sequence ATGTCCGCAGCGGCATCCGCAGGACGCGTCGAGGCCCGCATGGCCGAACTCGGCCTGGCCCTGCCCGAGGTCCCCGCCCCGGCCGGCACCTACGTCCCGGCCCTGATCGACGGCACCCACGTCTGGACCTCCGGGCAGCTGCCGTTCGTCGACGGCGCCCTGCCGAGCACCGGCAAGGTCGGGCTCGGCGAGGGCCTGGTCGCCCCGGAGCTGGCCCAGCAGCTGGCCGCCACCTGCGTGCTCAACGCGCTTGCGGCGATCAAGGGCCAGATCGGCGACCTCGATCGCATCACCCGCGTGGTGAAGCTCGTGGGCTTCGTGTCCTCCGACCCGTCCTTCACCGAGCAGCCCGGCGTGATCAACGGAGCCTCGGATCTGCTGGGCGAGCTGCTCGGCCAGGCCGGAGTGCACGCCCGCTCGGCCGTCGGCGTGGCGGTCCTGCCCAAGGACTCCCCGGTCGAGCTCGAGCTCGTTGTCGAATTCGCCTGA
- a CDS encoding transglycosylase domain-containing protein — protein MASSPSSPGAPQGTSAVGRVIAFLLASILAGGVVAALVLPSAAAAGLAANGSVAWMKDLPEDLSNGPISRSSTAYARDGETELATFYAENRTPVALDDISPYMQDAIVSVEDRDFYTHGGVSVTGIFRAVANNLTNSEGRQGASTLTQQYVNNLIIDRDVRAGDEASTLGANKGYADKIQEMKLAVSMENEVPKEEILEGYLNMVLFGPRNYGVETAANYYWGISASELNLQQSATLAGLVQSPEYYNPATNPEQSIDRRNTVLWTMLDEGKISQEQYDAAVAAPLDLDLHPENQGCTASEDAPYFCTYVENEILTSPEFGETPDDRLNNLQRGGLKIVTTLDPKAQSVAQEQVEATQPADDNPDSVGSSIVSVEPDSGNIVAMAQNSNYSSAEEEDHQNTVYNFNTDTLDAGTGGYQVGSTFKPAVLLAWIDAGKSVGQNIDASRTRYPADHAWEASCVEGGSVFEPGNDGNGFSFQNATKGYERDMSVEYGLYNSINTAIYAMADQLDLCRIGELTADLGLHNGQTGLPIDTTHLSALLGGSSDNVSPLTMATAYATFANDGVRCEPRSLLSVTGADGTEYAVPEGNCQRQISEDEARTVNHVLEQVLVRGSGYELGIGLPDASAAKTGTTDNSTQTWLLGYTQGLSTASWVGNYAEGSSSLNDVSIGGSTPASQTSDPDDWVDGASYAGEQWQKYMEEIAPDYSTEEFPSAPSDLTSGSDSDSSSDSDSSSGGTATGDSGGTASGTATTAPAA, from the coding sequence ATGGCCTCATCTCCGAGCTCCCCCGGTGCCCCGCAGGGGACGTCTGCCGTCGGTCGCGTCATCGCCTTCCTCCTCGCCAGCATCCTGGCCGGAGGCGTCGTCGCGGCCCTCGTCCTGCCCTCGGCCGCTGCGGCGGGCCTCGCCGCCAACGGCTCGGTCGCGTGGATGAAGGACCTCCCCGAGGACCTCTCCAACGGCCCCATCTCCCGCTCCTCGACCGCGTACGCGCGTGACGGCGAGACCGAGCTGGCCACGTTCTACGCGGAGAACCGCACACCGGTCGCGCTCGACGACATCTCCCCGTACATGCAGGATGCGATCGTCTCGGTCGAGGACCGCGACTTCTACACGCACGGCGGCGTCTCGGTCACGGGCATCTTCCGCGCGGTCGCGAACAACCTGACCAACTCCGAGGGCCGTCAGGGCGCCTCCACGCTGACCCAGCAGTACGTCAACAACCTCATCATCGACCGCGACGTCCGCGCCGGCGACGAGGCCTCCACGCTGGGCGCCAACAAGGGCTACGCGGACAAGATCCAGGAGATGAAGCTCGCGGTCTCCATGGAGAACGAGGTGCCCAAGGAGGAGATCCTCGAGGGCTACCTGAACATGGTGCTGTTCGGCCCGCGCAACTACGGCGTGGAGACCGCTGCCAACTACTACTGGGGCATCAGCGCCTCGGAGCTGAACCTCCAGCAGTCGGCCACCCTGGCGGGGCTCGTGCAGTCCCCGGAGTACTACAACCCCGCGACCAACCCGGAGCAGTCCATCGACCGCCGCAACACGGTGCTGTGGACCATGCTCGATGAGGGCAAGATCTCCCAGGAGCAGTACGACGCCGCCGTCGCGGCCCCGCTGGACCTGGATCTGCACCCGGAGAACCAGGGTTGCACCGCCTCCGAGGACGCCCCCTACTTCTGCACGTACGTGGAGAACGAGATCCTCACCTCGCCCGAGTTCGGCGAGACCCCGGACGACCGCCTGAACAACCTCCAGCGCGGCGGGCTGAAGATCGTGACCACCCTGGATCCGAAGGCCCAGTCCGTGGCCCAGGAGCAGGTCGAGGCCACGCAGCCTGCCGACGACAACCCGGACTCCGTGGGCTCCTCGATCGTGTCGGTCGAGCCGGACTCCGGGAACATCGTGGCTATGGCGCAGAACTCGAACTACTCCTCAGCGGAGGAGGAGGACCACCAGAACACGGTCTACAACTTCAACACGGACACCCTGGACGCCGGCACCGGCGGATACCAGGTGGGCTCGACGTTCAAGCCCGCCGTGCTGCTGGCCTGGATCGACGCCGGCAAGTCGGTGGGCCAGAACATCGACGCCTCGCGCACCCGCTACCCGGCCGATCACGCGTGGGAGGCCTCCTGCGTGGAGGGCGGCTCGGTGTTCGAGCCGGGCAACGACGGCAACGGCTTCTCGTTCCAGAACGCGACCAAGGGCTACGAGCGGGACATGTCCGTGGAGTACGGCCTGTACAACTCGATCAACACCGCGATCTACGCCATGGCCGATCAGCTCGACCTGTGCCGCATCGGCGAGCTCACCGCGGATCTGGGTCTCCACAACGGACAGACGGGCCTGCCGATCGACACCACGCACCTCTCCGCGCTGCTGGGCGGTTCGTCGGACAACGTCTCCCCGCTGACCATGGCCACCGCCTACGCGACCTTCGCCAATGACGGCGTGCGCTGCGAGCCCCGGTCCCTGCTCAGCGTCACCGGCGCCGACGGCACCGAGTACGCGGTCCCGGAGGGCAACTGCCAGCGCCAGATCAGCGAGGACGAGGCGCGGACGGTGAACCACGTGCTCGAGCAGGTCCTTGTGCGCGGCTCCGGCTACGAGCTCGGCATCGGGCTGCCGGACGCGTCGGCCGCCAAGACCGGCACCACCGACAACTCCACGCAGACCTGGCTGCTGGGCTACACGCAGGGCCTGTCCACGGCCTCCTGGGTCGGCAACTACGCCGAGGGCAGCAGCTCGCTCAACGACGTCTCGATCGGCGGCAGCACGCCGGCCTCCCAGACCTCGGATCCCGACGACTGGGTCGACGGCGCCTCCTATGCCGGTGAGCAGTGGCAGAAGTACATGGAGGAGATCGCGCCGGACTACAGCACGGAGGAGTTCCCCTCGGCCCCGTCGGACCTGACCAGCGGCAGCGACTCCGACTCGAGCAGCGACTCCGACTCGAGCAGCGGCGGCACGGCGACGGGCGACAGCGGCGGGACTGCCAGCGGGACCGCCACCACCGCCCCGGCTGCGTGA
- the nth gene encoding endonuclease III: MTQPEPTADPAQPSAGPVSDLSAEHGQHPLHRRQGGPVPDHVRIVDPAKARAGAARRARTGRAETPLALKRRARRINQELGRAYPYAVAELDFDSPWQLLVATVLSAQTTDVRVNATTPALFERWPDPRGLAEAERTEVEEMLRPLGFYRSKARSAQGLAQAIEDEHDGQVPGRLEDLVKLPGVGRKTANVVLGNAFDVPGITVDTHFGRLARRFGWTGQEDPVKVEHEVGALFEPENWTDLSHRLVYHGRRICHAKRPACGVCPVADLCPSYGLGPVEQEAAAQLLAYEFKPGREDLLAGYMEGRTRRELRAAGHGLSA, from the coding sequence ATGACCCAGCCCGAGCCCACTGCGGACCCAGCCCAGCCCAGCGCGGGGCCGGTCAGCGACCTCAGCGCCGAGCACGGGCAGCACCCGCTGCACCGCCGTCAGGGCGGGCCGGTGCCGGATCATGTGCGGATCGTCGATCCGGCCAAGGCCCGCGCCGGTGCGGCCCGCCGTGCGCGCACGGGCAGGGCGGAGACCCCGCTGGCGCTCAAGCGCCGCGCTCGCCGGATCAACCAGGAGCTCGGACGGGCCTATCCGTATGCGGTGGCCGAGCTGGACTTCGACAGCCCCTGGCAGCTGCTCGTGGCCACTGTGCTCTCCGCGCAGACCACCGACGTCCGCGTCAACGCGACCACCCCGGCGCTGTTCGAGCGCTGGCCGGATCCGCGCGGGCTGGCAGAGGCCGAGCGCACGGAGGTCGAGGAGATGCTGCGGCCCCTGGGCTTCTACCGCTCCAAGGCCCGCTCCGCGCAGGGGCTGGCCCAGGCGATCGAGGACGAGCACGACGGACAGGTGCCGGGCCGGCTCGAGGATCTCGTGAAGCTGCCGGGGGTCGGGCGCAAGACCGCCAACGTGGTGCTCGGCAACGCGTTCGACGTCCCCGGCATCACGGTGGACACGCACTTCGGCCGACTGGCCCGCCGCTTCGGCTGGACCGGTCAGGAGGATCCGGTCAAGGTCGAGCACGAGGTGGGGGCGCTGTTCGAGCCCGAGAACTGGACGGATCTCTCGCACCGGCTCGTCTACCACGGCCGCCGGATCTGCCATGCCAAGCGCCCTGCCTGCGGAGTCTGCCCGGTGGCGGATCTGTGCCCCTCCTACGGGTTGGGCCCGGTCGAGCAGGAGGCCGCCGCGCAGCTGCTGGCCTACGAGTTCAAGCCCGGGCGCGAGGACCTGCTCGCCGGGTACATGGAGGGCCGGACGCGCCGCGAGCTGCGCGCGGCCGGGCACGGGCTGAGCGCATGA
- the acs gene encoding acetate--CoA ligase — translation MQQMTDQQQKPTFAPSEEFAAQANFGAEVYDRAAAEGPEFWARQARELLSWSQDFTETLDWSNPPFAKWFADGTLNAAYNAVDRHVEAGNGDRTALLFEGEPGDERTYTYAELKDEVSKAANALLSLGIAKGDRVGIYMPMVPEAVISMLACARIGAIHSVVFGGFSADAVRSRMEDGEAKLVITVDGSYRRGKPSKIKPVVDEALSKGAPTVENVLVVKRNGEDVEWTEGRDHWWHDLVDDQSAEHEPEAMSAEDPLFILYTSGTTGKPKGVLHTTGGYLTQGAFSMKATFDLKPETDVFWCTADVGWVTGHSYVAYGPLVMGATQVIYEGTPDSPHRGRFWEIVQKYGVTTLYTSPTAIRTMMKWGEDIPAEYDLSSLRLLGTVGEAINPEAWAWFHEHIGGGRCPIVDTWWQTETGAHMMTPLPGVTVAKPGSAQTPLPGISLDVVDESGASVGKGEQGFLVVREPWPSMMRTIWGDDQRFIDTYWSRFEGMYFAGDGARFDEDGDIWVLGRVDDVMNVSGHRLSTSEIESALVSHTSVAEAAVVGAADETTGQAVVAFAILTDDAVDENRPKDELSEELRAHVGKEISPIAKPKRVLIVPELPKTRSGKIMRRLLKDVAEDRPVGDVSTLADQTVMDQIVDSLGK, via the coding sequence ATGCAGCAGATGACCGATCAGCAGCAGAAGCCGACCTTCGCCCCGTCAGAGGAGTTCGCGGCTCAGGCGAACTTCGGCGCAGAGGTCTACGACCGTGCAGCCGCAGAGGGGCCGGAGTTCTGGGCTCGGCAGGCCCGCGAGCTGCTGAGCTGGTCCCAGGACTTCACCGAGACCCTGGACTGGTCGAACCCGCCGTTCGCCAAGTGGTTCGCCGACGGCACCCTCAACGCCGCCTACAACGCCGTCGACCGGCACGTGGAAGCCGGCAACGGCGACCGCACGGCCCTGCTCTTCGAGGGCGAGCCCGGCGACGAGCGCACCTACACCTACGCCGAGCTCAAGGACGAGGTCTCCAAGGCCGCCAACGCGCTGCTCTCGCTGGGCATCGCCAAGGGAGATCGCGTGGGCATCTACATGCCCATGGTCCCGGAGGCCGTGATCTCCATGCTGGCCTGCGCCCGGATCGGCGCAATCCACTCGGTGGTCTTCGGCGGCTTCTCCGCCGACGCCGTGCGCTCGCGCATGGAGGACGGCGAGGCCAAGCTCGTGATCACCGTGGACGGCTCCTACCGCCGCGGCAAGCCCTCGAAGATCAAGCCGGTCGTCGACGAGGCCCTGTCCAAGGGCGCCCCCACCGTCGAGAACGTGCTGGTGGTCAAGCGCAACGGCGAGGACGTCGAGTGGACCGAGGGCCGCGACCACTGGTGGCACGACCTGGTCGACGACCAGTCCGCCGAGCACGAGCCGGAGGCCATGAGCGCGGAGGACCCGCTGTTCATCCTCTACACCTCGGGCACCACCGGAAAGCCCAAGGGCGTGCTGCACACGACCGGGGGCTACCTGACCCAGGGCGCGTTCTCCATGAAGGCGACCTTCGACCTCAAGCCGGAGACCGACGTCTTCTGGTGCACCGCCGACGTCGGCTGGGTCACGGGGCACTCCTACGTGGCCTACGGTCCGCTGGTCATGGGCGCCACCCAGGTCATCTACGAGGGCACCCCGGACTCGCCGCACCGCGGCCGCTTCTGGGAGATCGTGCAGAAGTACGGCGTGACCACGCTGTACACCTCGCCGACCGCGATCCGCACCATGATGAAGTGGGGCGAGGACATCCCGGCCGAGTACGACCTCTCCTCGCTGCGCCTGCTGGGCACCGTGGGCGAGGCCATCAATCCGGAGGCCTGGGCCTGGTTCCACGAGCACATCGGCGGCGGCCGCTGCCCGATCGTGGACACCTGGTGGCAGACCGAGACCGGCGCGCACATGATGACGCCGCTGCCGGGCGTCACCGTGGCCAAGCCGGGCTCGGCGCAGACCCCGCTGCCGGGCATCAGCCTGGACGTGGTCGATGAGTCGGGCGCGAGCGTCGGCAAGGGCGAGCAGGGCTTCCTCGTGGTGCGCGAGCCGTGGCCGTCCATGATGCGCACCATCTGGGGCGATGACCAGCGCTTCATCGACACCTACTGGTCGCGCTTCGAGGGCATGTACTTCGCCGGCGACGGCGCCCGCTTCGACGAGGACGGCGACATCTGGGTCCTGGGCCGCGTGGACGACGTCATGAACGTCTCCGGGCACCGCCTGTCGACCTCGGAGATCGAGTCCGCGCTGGTGTCGCACACGTCGGTGGCCGAGGCCGCCGTGGTGGGCGCCGCGGATGAGACGACCGGGCAGGCCGTGGTCGCCTTCGCGATCCTCACCGACGACGCCGTGGACGAGAACCGGCCCAAGGACGAGCTGTCCGAGGAGCTGCGGGCGCACGTGGGCAAGGAGATCTCCCCGATCGCCAAGCCCAAGCGCGTGCTGATCGTCCCCGAGCTGCCCAAGACGCGCTCCGGCAAGATCATGCGCCGTCTGCTCAAGGACGTCGCCGAGGATCGCCCGGTCGGCGACGTCTCGACCCTGGCCGATCAGACGGTCATGGACCAGATCGTGGACTCGCTGGGCAAGTGA